A genomic segment from Gossypium hirsutum isolate 1008001.06 chromosome D04, Gossypium_hirsutum_v2.1, whole genome shotgun sequence encodes:
- the LOC107899719 gene encoding B2 protein, which translates to MESMNSFWQLGDDLRGQSKASEDHKWLMVASKLAEQTRIKGERMNNLDLSKGPAEVRTRDKFGFHEDNKFENLNFNMLNLDSKIGDSISKSTFRNGIYNTDAVYQKNNSHNIGNLSANKYSGNNHCNKDINNNSNTNSNSNNNENSNANNAADKRFKTLPAAETLPRNEVLGGYIFVCNNDTMQEDLKRQLFGLPPRYRDSVRAITPGLPLFLYNYTTHQLHGIFEAASFGGSNIDPTAWEDKKCKGESRFPAQVRIRIRKVCKALEEDAFRPVLHHYDGPKFRLELSVPETLDLMDLCEQAGSP; encoded by the exons ATGGAAAGCATGAATAGCTTTTGGCAGTTAGGAGATGATCTCCGGGGACAATCTAAAGCCTCAGAGGATCACAAATGGTTGATGGTTGCCTCCAAACTGGCTGAACAAACGAGGATAAAGGGTGAGCGTATGAACAATCTCGACCTTTCAAAGGGTCCAGCTGAAGTAAGGACAAGGGATAAATTTGGGTTCCATGAAGACAACAAATTCGAGAACCTTAACTTCAATATGTTGAACTTGGACTCCAAGATCGGAGATAGTATAAGCAAAAGTACCTTCCGAAATGGTATTTACAACACCGATGCTGTTTACCAGAAAAATAACAGCCACAACATTGGGAACCTGTCTGCCAACAAATATAGTGGCAACAACCATTGCAACAAAGATATTAATAATAACAGCAACACCAACTCCAACTCCAACAACAACGAGAACAGCAACGCAAACAATGCTGCCGATAAAAGGTTCAAGACTTTGCCTGCCGCCGAGACACTCCCGAGAAATGAGGTGCTTGGTGGATACATCTTTGTTTGCAACAATGACACAATGCAAGAAGATCTTAAGCGCCAGCTATTTG GTTTACCGCCAAGATACAGGGACTCTGTTCGGGCAATCACACCTGGCTTGCCATTGTTTCTCTATAACTACACCACTCATCAGTTGCATGGTATTTTTGAG GCAGCAAGTTTTGGGGGTTCTAACATTGATCCAACTGCTTGGGAAGACAAAAAGTGTAAAGGCGAGTCGAGGTTTCCTGCTCAG GTGAGGATCCGTATAAGGAAGGTATGCAAGGCATTGGAAGAGGATGCTTTTAGGCCAGTCTTGCACCACTATGATGGTCCCAAGTTCCGTCTTGAGCTGTCAGTTCCTGAG ACTTTGGATCTAATGGACCTTTGTGAACAAGCAGGCTCCCCATAA
- the LOC107899720 gene encoding transcription and mRNA export factor ENY2, with product MKHSVNRPPTPDGAEDQGNEPTLQEIINIKLIESGEKERLMELLRERLIECGWKDEMKALCRSYVKKKGRNNVTVDDLVHLITPKGRASVPDFVKAELLQRIRSFLMSAAL from the exons AT GAAACATTCAGTAAATCGGCCTCCAACCCCTGATGGTGCAGAAGATCAAGGGAATGAACCCACCCTTcaagaaattattaatatcaag TTAATTGAAAGCGGAGAAAAAGAGAGATTAATGGAACTGTTAAGAGAAAGACTTATAGAATGTGGATGGAAGGATGAGATGAAAGCTCTTTGcag ATCATATGTTAAGAAGAAAGGAAGAAATAATGTCACTGTGGATGACCTTGTTCATTTGATCACCCCAAAAGGCAGAG CTTCTGTCCCAGACTTCGTAAAGGCTGAGCTATTGCAAAGAATTCGTTCTTTTCTCATGTCCGCTGCTCTTTGA